From a single Streptomyces sp. NBC_01264 genomic region:
- the gcvH gene encoding glycine cleavage system protein GcvH, translated as MSNPQQLRFSKEHEWLSGAVDGVSTVGITEFAANALGDVVYAQLPEVGDTVTAGETCGELESTKSVSDLYSPVTGEIVEFNQDVIDDPALVNSAPFEGGWLFKVRVTEEPADLLSSDEYAKLTAGN; from the coding sequence ATGAGCAACCCCCAGCAGCTGCGTTTCAGCAAGGAGCACGAGTGGCTGTCGGGCGCCGTCGACGGCGTCTCGACGGTCGGCATCACGGAGTTCGCGGCCAACGCGCTCGGTGACGTCGTCTACGCCCAGCTTCCCGAGGTCGGTGACACGGTGACCGCGGGCGAGACCTGCGGCGAGCTGGAGTCGACCAAGTCGGTCAGCGACCTGTACTCCCCCGTCACCGGCGAGATCGTCGAGTTCAACCAGGACGTCATCGACGACCCGGCGCTGGTGAACTCGGCTCCCTTCGAGGGTGGCTGGCTCTTCAAGGTGCGCGTCACGGAGGAGCCCGCCGACCTGCTCTCATCCGACGAGTACGCCAAGCTCACCGCCGGCAACTGA
- a CDS encoding AAA family ATPase, producing the protein MAAVPTQRAVVRDPAAGAPGECAEPGAVRDLRGAEGPRRLRFAAGDVVVVSGLPGGGKSTLIKRAAEGGGIDSQDARERWERRMPAALPYAVYRPAVRIAHYWGLWRVLRSGAPAVVHDCGTQSWVRALLASAARRRGRSLHLVLLDTTPEEARAGQAARGRGVSAYAFARHRGAVTRLLREAEAGRPPAGCTSVTLLDRPAASRLTSIGFR; encoded by the coding sequence ATGGCCGCGGTGCCGACCCAGCGCGCCGTCGTACGGGATCCGGCGGCGGGGGCGCCCGGGGAGTGCGCAGAGCCCGGAGCGGTACGGGACCTGCGCGGAGCCGAGGGACCGCGGCGGCTCCGCTTCGCCGCCGGGGACGTCGTGGTGGTGTCCGGACTGCCCGGCGGCGGCAAGAGCACCCTGATCAAGCGGGCCGCCGAGGGCGGCGGCATCGACTCCCAGGACGCCCGCGAGCGGTGGGAGCGCCGGATGCCGGCCGCCCTGCCCTACGCGGTGTACCGGCCGGCGGTCCGGATCGCGCACTACTGGGGACTGTGGCGGGTGCTCCGCTCCGGGGCCCCGGCCGTCGTCCACGACTGCGGTACGCAGAGCTGGGTCCGGGCGCTGCTGGCCTCGGCTGCCCGGCGGCGCGGCCGCTCGCTGCACCTGGTGCTGCTGGACACCACCCCCGAGGAGGCCCGGGCCGGACAGGCGGCGCGGGGCCGCGGGGTGTCGGCGTACGCCTTCGCCCGGCACCGCGGCGCGGTGACCCGGCTGCTGCGCGAGGCCGAGGCGGGCCGCCCGCCGGCCGGCTGCACGTCGGTGACCCTGCTGGACCGCCCGGCGGCGTCGCGGCTGACGTCGATCGGCTTCCGCTAG
- a CDS encoding APC family permease, giving the protein MDMSAANKKGLSLFALIMIGLGSIFGSGWLFGAGQAAAVAGPAAIIAWVIGAVFIGMIAMSYAEVGAAYPLPGSMARFGTISHGPVLGFITGWAVWIAIAALIPIESIAGTQYMSSWNFGWAKGLVENGGLTTSGMAMALFLTVALWLACYWSVALLAKANNLLTLVKFAIPVLAVIALIASGFHTGNFTDHGGFAPNGWSAVMTAVTTSGVVFAFNGFQAVVNLGGAAKNPGRAIPLALVGALSLGLVIYLALQIAFIGGVPPEKLAEAGGWNGINFSSPFADLAKMLMLHWVVTMLQFGAFISPSGANIGNVASASYMAQNLADTGFFPKKIREVHPKYGTARPAMWLNLGFSILLLVTVGHSWEALASVVSAAMVVSYLIGPIAVGVFRKTKPELPRPFRLPAASILCPITFAFAACALYWSKWPDTGKVVLLTLVAAPIAAIVLKRKGEKNMAKQFAPAWWMIAFLLWLGTLSALGSSEFGGSGFIPGGVDIAIVAVSALGFYFWAVRSGVKAHYAGLPGPDPVLDAPAEAADTADAPERELSHA; this is encoded by the coding sequence ATGGACATGAGCGCAGCGAACAAGAAGGGACTCAGTCTCTTCGCCCTGATCATGATCGGCCTCGGCTCGATCTTCGGATCGGGGTGGCTCTTCGGGGCCGGTCAGGCGGCAGCCGTCGCAGGGCCCGCGGCGATCATCGCCTGGGTCATCGGCGCCGTCTTCATCGGCATGATCGCCATGTCCTACGCGGAGGTGGGCGCCGCCTACCCGCTGCCCGGCTCGATGGCCCGCTTCGGCACCATCTCACATGGCCCCGTCCTCGGCTTCATCACCGGCTGGGCGGTCTGGATCGCCATCGCCGCGCTGATCCCGATCGAGTCCATCGCCGGTACGCAGTACATGTCCTCCTGGAACTTCGGCTGGGCCAAGGGCCTGGTCGAGAACGGCGGCCTGACCACCTCCGGCATGGCGATGGCCCTGTTCCTGACCGTGGCCCTGTGGCTCGCCTGCTACTGGTCGGTGGCGCTGCTCGCCAAGGCGAACAACCTCCTCACCCTGGTCAAGTTCGCCATCCCCGTCCTCGCCGTGATCGCCCTGATCGCCTCCGGCTTCCACACCGGCAACTTCACCGACCACGGCGGCTTCGCCCCCAACGGCTGGTCCGCGGTCATGACCGCCGTCACCACCTCCGGCGTGGTCTTCGCCTTCAACGGCTTCCAGGCCGTCGTCAACCTCGGCGGCGCCGCCAAGAACCCCGGCCGCGCCATTCCGCTGGCCCTGGTCGGCGCCCTCTCCCTCGGCCTGGTCATCTACCTGGCCCTGCAGATCGCCTTCATCGGCGGCGTCCCGCCGGAGAAGCTCGCCGAGGCCGGCGGCTGGAACGGCATCAACTTCTCCTCGCCGTTCGCCGACCTCGCCAAGATGCTGATGCTGCACTGGGTCGTCACGATGCTCCAGTTCGGTGCCTTCATCTCCCCGTCCGGTGCCAACATCGGCAACGTCGCCTCCGCCTCGTACATGGCGCAGAACCTCGCGGACACCGGCTTCTTCCCGAAGAAGATCCGCGAGGTCCACCCGAAGTACGGCACCGCGCGTCCCGCGATGTGGCTGAACCTCGGCTTCTCGATCCTGCTGCTGGTCACCGTCGGCCACAGCTGGGAGGCCCTGGCCAGCGTCGTCTCCGCCGCGATGGTGGTCTCGTACCTGATCGGCCCGATCGCGGTCGGCGTCTTCCGCAAGACCAAGCCCGAGCTGCCGCGCCCCTTCCGCCTCCCGGCGGCGAGCATCCTCTGCCCGATCACCTTCGCCTTCGCCGCCTGCGCCCTGTACTGGTCCAAGTGGCCGGACACCGGCAAGGTGGTGCTGCTCACCCTGGTGGCCGCCCCGATCGCGGCGATCGTGCTCAAGCGCAAGGGCGAGAAGAACATGGCCAAGCAGTTCGCCCCGGCCTGGTGGATGATCGCCTTCCTGCTGTGGCTGGGCACGCTGTCGGCGCTCGGCAGCAGCGAGTTCGGCGGCAGCGGATTCATCCCCGGCGGCGTGGACATCGCCATCGTGGCCGTCTCCGCCCTGGGCTTCTACTTCTGGGCCGTACGGTCCGGGGTCAAGGCCCACTACGCGGGCCTGCCGGGCCCGGACCCGGTCCTGGACGCCCCCGCCGAGGCGGCCGACACGGCCGACGCTCCGGAGCGCGAACTGAGCCACGCCTGA
- a CDS encoding SsgA family sporulation/cell division regulator, whose product MTGTEHRVLPLRLEAAPEPVPVRGVFVYRTDRPYEISLDFEGAGMHLARWVFSRELLLDGQVCATGEGDIQVWPRWRGTEPRVFFAFSNGTQSCVMSARAKDVHALCRRMTELVPRGQEHLHYDLDAELNALLPS is encoded by the coding sequence ATGACCGGCACCGAACACCGCGTCCTCCCGCTCCGCCTGGAGGCCGCTCCCGAGCCCGTCCCGGTGCGGGGCGTCTTCGTGTACCGCACCGATCGGCCCTACGAGATCTCCCTCGACTTCGAGGGCGCCGGAATGCACCTCGCCCGCTGGGTCTTCTCCCGGGAGCTGCTGCTCGACGGCCAGGTCTGCGCCACCGGTGAGGGCGACATCCAGGTGTGGCCGCGCTGGAGGGGCACCGAGCCGCGGGTCTTCTTCGCCTTCAGCAACGGCACGCAGTCCTGCGTGATGTCCGCCCGGGCCAAGGACGTGCACGCGCTGTGCCGCCGGATGACCGAGCTCGTTCCGCGCGGCCAGGAACACCTGCACTACGACCTCGACGCCGAGCTGAACGCCCTCCTGCCCAGCTGA
- a CDS encoding ABC transporter permease: MTAPLHDTSAETPAPVSVADVPAKAIEGRSPGRIAWMRLKRDKVALTGGVVVILLILVAVFAPLIVSLLGHPPNEFHEDLLDPEFGTPLGSFGGISSDYLLGVEPTNGRDVFSRIVYGARISLTVAFLAAFVSVVLGSLLGALAGFLGGWVDGVISRTMDLLLAFPQLLFTISLVSVVPNSLWGFTGSGVRMGVLVVVIGFFGWPYIGRIVRGQTISLREREYVEAARSLGAGRGYILIKELLPNLFAPILVYTTLIIPTNILTEAALSFLGAGVKPPTASWGKMLSDAIPIYQDDPMYMVVPGMAIFITVLAFNLFGDGLRDALDPKGS, from the coding sequence ATGACGGCACCACTGCATGACACGAGCGCGGAGACTCCCGCTCCCGTGTCCGTAGCCGACGTCCCAGCCAAGGCCATCGAAGGCCGCTCGCCCGGCCGCATCGCCTGGATGCGGCTCAAGCGCGACAAGGTCGCGCTGACGGGCGGCGTGGTCGTGATCCTCCTGATCCTGGTGGCGGTCTTCGCCCCGCTGATCGTGAGCCTGCTGGGCCACCCGCCCAACGAGTTCCACGAGGATCTGCTCGACCCGGAGTTCGGGACGCCGCTCGGATCCTTCGGAGGCATCAGCTCCGACTACCTGCTGGGCGTGGAGCCGACCAACGGCCGCGACGTCTTCAGCCGGATCGTCTACGGCGCCCGCATCTCCCTGACCGTCGCCTTCCTCGCCGCCTTCGTCTCCGTCGTCCTCGGCAGCCTGCTGGGCGCCCTGGCCGGGTTCCTCGGCGGCTGGGTCGACGGTGTCATCAGCCGCACCATGGACCTGCTGCTGGCCTTCCCGCAGCTGCTGTTCACCATCTCGCTGGTCTCCGTCGTTCCCAACTCCCTGTGGGGATTCACGGGTTCGGGTGTCCGGATGGGCGTGCTGGTGGTCGTCATCGGCTTCTTCGGCTGGCCCTACATCGGCCGCATCGTGCGGGGCCAGACGATCTCGCTGCGCGAGCGCGAGTACGTCGAGGCCGCACGCAGCCTCGGAGCCGGCCGCGGCTACATCCTGATCAAGGAGCTGCTGCCGAACCTGTTCGCGCCGATCCTCGTCTACACGACGCTGATCATCCCGACGAACATCCTGACGGAGGCGGCCCTCAGCTTCCTCGGAGCCGGCGTCAAGCCGCCGACGGCCTCCTGGGGAAAGATGCTGTCCGACGCCATCCCCATCTACCAGGACGACCCCATGTACATGGTCGTTCCCGGCATGGCGATCTTCATCACCGTCCTGGCGTTCAACCTCTTCGGGGACGGGCTGCGTGACGCACTCGACCCCAAGGGCAGCTGA
- a CDS encoding enhanced serine sensitivity protein SseB C-terminal domain-containing protein, whose product MSASGTAAVGQVEHMLRQVTPGRYESYESLLHALAEGRLWMLLWQGQPGSPETQYGGMEVEGLGYAPCVTSPQELAASGWNRGYEVVTGRDIARALYPDRWGLWLNPHAQGGGVGIPWADLRRVATGLDRMPAGPLRLSEPAIELPQFYGLLTQHAHRTPAVRSLRRAWVQPALGSPYLAVGLDLYDASAHALESVREMMRQSVGAVPEGVPVCTVALADEHDPVAMWLRAQTRPFYDREGQAPAY is encoded by the coding sequence GTGAGTGCGTCAGGCACGGCCGCGGTCGGGCAGGTCGAGCACATGCTGCGCCAGGTGACTCCCGGGCGCTACGAGAGCTACGAGTCCCTCCTGCACGCCCTGGCCGAGGGACGGCTGTGGATGCTCCTCTGGCAGGGGCAGCCCGGCTCCCCGGAGACCCAGTACGGCGGCATGGAGGTCGAGGGCCTCGGGTACGCGCCCTGCGTGACCTCCCCGCAGGAACTGGCCGCCAGCGGCTGGAACCGCGGGTACGAGGTGGTCACGGGCCGGGACATCGCCCGCGCCCTCTACCCCGACCGCTGGGGGCTGTGGCTCAATCCGCACGCCCAGGGCGGCGGCGTCGGCATCCCCTGGGCCGACCTGCGCCGGGTCGCCACCGGGCTGGACCGGATGCCGGCCGGCCCGCTGCGGCTGTCCGAGCCCGCCATCGAACTGCCGCAGTTCTACGGGCTGCTCACGCAGCACGCCCACCGCACGCCGGCCGTCCGCTCGCTGCGCCGCGCCTGGGTGCAGCCCGCGCTGGGGTCCCCGTACCTCGCCGTCGGGCTCGACCTGTACGACGCCTCCGCGCACGCCCTGGAATCGGTCCGGGAGATGATGCGCCAGTCGGTCGGAGCGGTCCCCGAGGGGGTTCCCGTGTGCACGGTCGCGCTCGCGGACGAGCACGATCCGGTGGCGATGTGGCTGCGGGCGCAGACCCGGCCCTTCTACGACCGCGAGGGTCAGGCACCCGCCTACTGA
- the glyA gene encoding serine hydroxymethyltransferase has translation MSVLNTPLHELDPDVAAAVDAELVRQQSTLEMIASENFAPVAVMEAQGSVLTNKYAEGYPGRRYYGGCEHVDVVEQIAIDRIKALFGAEAANVQPHSGAQANAAAMFALIKPGDTIMGLNLAHGGHLTHGMKINFSGKLYNVVPYHVDETGEVDMAEVERLAKESKPQLIVAGWSAYPRQLDFAAFRRIADEVGAYLMVDMAHFAGLVAAGLHPNPVPHAHVVTTTTHKTLGGPRGGVILSTQELAKKINSAVFPGQQGGPLEHVIAAKAVSFLVAASPEFKERQERTLEGAKILAARLVQDDVKAVGVDVLTGGTDVHLVLVDLRNSELDGQQAEDRLHEVGITVNRNAIPNDPRPPMVTSGLRIGTPALATRGFDAEAFTEVAEIIAQALKPAYDADDLKARVSALAAKFPLYPTL, from the coding sequence ATGTCTGTACTGAACACTCCCCTCCACGAGCTCGACCCGGACGTCGCCGCCGCCGTCGACGCCGAACTCGTGCGCCAGCAGTCCACCCTGGAAATGATCGCGTCGGAGAACTTCGCTCCGGTCGCCGTCATGGAGGCCCAGGGCTCGGTCCTGACCAACAAGTACGCCGAGGGCTACCCCGGCCGCCGCTACTACGGCGGCTGCGAGCACGTCGACGTGGTCGAGCAGATCGCGATCGACCGCATCAAGGCGCTCTTCGGCGCCGAGGCCGCGAACGTGCAGCCCCACTCGGGCGCGCAGGCCAACGCGGCCGCGATGTTCGCGCTGATCAAGCCGGGCGACACGATCATGGGTCTGAACCTGGCCCACGGCGGTCACCTGACCCACGGCATGAAGATCAATTTCTCCGGCAAGCTCTACAACGTGGTCCCGTACCACGTCGACGAGACCGGCGAGGTCGACATGGCCGAGGTCGAGCGCCTCGCCAAGGAGTCCAAGCCGCAGCTGATCGTCGCGGGCTGGTCCGCCTACCCGCGCCAGCTCGACTTCGCCGCCTTCCGCCGCATCGCGGACGAGGTCGGCGCGTACCTGATGGTCGACATGGCGCACTTCGCCGGCCTCGTCGCCGCGGGTCTGCACCCGAACCCGGTGCCGCACGCCCACGTCGTCACCACCACCACGCACAAGACCCTCGGCGGTCCGCGCGGCGGTGTCATCCTGTCGACGCAGGAGCTGGCCAAGAAGATCAACTCCGCGGTCTTCCCGGGTCAGCAGGGCGGCCCGCTGGAGCACGTGATCGCGGCCAAGGCCGTCTCCTTCCTCGTGGCGGCCTCGCCCGAGTTCAAGGAGCGCCAGGAGCGCACCCTGGAGGGTGCGAAGATCCTCGCCGCCCGCCTGGTCCAGGACGACGTCAAGGCCGTGGGCGTGGACGTCCTCACCGGCGGCACCGACGTGCACCTGGTCCTGGTCGACCTGCGCAACTCCGAGCTGGACGGTCAGCAGGCCGAGGACCGCCTCCACGAGGTCGGCATCACGGTCAACCGCAACGCGATCCCGAACGACCCGCGGCCGCCGATGGTGACCTCGGGTCTGCGGATCGGTACGCCGGCGCTGGCCACCCGCGGCTTCGACGCCGAGGCCTTCACCGAGGTCGCCGAGATCATCGCGCAGGCGCTGAAGCCCGCCTACGACGCGGACGACCTCAAGGCGCGCGTCTCCGCGCTCGCCGCGAAGTTCCCGCTGTACCCGACGCTCTAG
- a CDS encoding L-serine ammonia-lyase encodes MAISVFDLFSIGIGPSSSHTVGPMRAARMFVTRLKKDGVLAQTASVRAELFGSLGATGHGHGTPKAVLLGLEGHSPRTVNVETADAEVERIRQTGRLRLLSTEIGDGHEIDFDEPNQLILHRRRSLPYHANGMTLFAYDEAGTPLLEKTYYSVGGGFVVDEDAVGEDRIKLDDTPLKYPFRSGDEMLRLANETGLSISSMMLENEKAWRTEDEIREGLLEIWRVMQSCVARGMSREGILPGGLRVKRRAASTARQLRTEGDPMMHRSEWATIYAMAVNEENAAGGRVVTAPTNGAAGVLPAVLHYYMNFVPGADEDGVVRFLLAAGAIGMLFKENASISGAEVGCQGEVGSACSMAAGALAEVLGGTPEQVENAAEIGMEHNLGLTCDPVGGLVQIPCIERNGMAAVKAVTAAKMAMRGDGSHKVSLDKVIKTMKETGADMKVKYKETARGGLAVNVIEC; translated from the coding sequence GTGGCCATCTCCGTCTTCGATCTCTTCTCGATCGGCATCGGTCCCTCTTCCTCCCACACCGTCGGACCGATGCGCGCCGCGCGCATGTTCGTGACCCGGCTCAAGAAGGACGGCGTCCTCGCCCAGACCGCCTCGGTCCGCGCCGAGCTCTTCGGCTCCCTCGGTGCCACCGGGCACGGCCACGGCACCCCCAAGGCGGTGCTGCTGGGCCTGGAGGGCCACTCGCCCCGCACCGTGAACGTGGAGACCGCCGACGCCGAGGTCGAGCGCATCCGCCAGACGGGCCGCCTGCGCCTGCTGAGCACCGAGATAGGCGATGGCCACGAGATCGACTTCGACGAGCCGAACCAGCTGATCCTGCACCGCCGGCGCTCGCTCCCGTACCACGCGAACGGCATGACGCTCTTCGCGTACGACGAGGCGGGCACCCCCCTGCTGGAGAAGACCTACTACTCGGTCGGCGGCGGCTTCGTCGTGGACGAGGACGCGGTCGGCGAGGACCGGATCAAGCTCGACGACACCCCGCTGAAGTACCCCTTCCGCAGCGGAGACGAGATGCTGCGCCTCGCGAACGAGACCGGCCTGTCGATCTCCTCGATGATGCTGGAGAACGAGAAGGCCTGGCGCACCGAGGACGAGATCCGCGAGGGCCTGCTGGAGATCTGGCGCGTCATGCAGTCCTGCGTCGCGCGCGGCATGTCCCGCGAGGGCATCCTCCCCGGCGGCCTGCGGGTCAAGCGCCGGGCCGCCTCCACGGCGCGCCAGCTGCGCACCGAGGGCGACCCGATGATGCACCGCAGCGAGTGGGCGACCATCTACGCGATGGCGGTCAACGAGGAGAACGCGGCCGGCGGCCGGGTCGTGACGGCCCCGACGAACGGCGCGGCGGGCGTCCTCCCGGCGGTCCTGCACTACTACATGAACTTCGTGCCGGGCGCGGACGAGGACGGCGTGGTCCGCTTCCTCCTCGCCGCAGGCGCGATCGGCATGCTCTTCAAGGAGAACGCCTCGATCTCCGGCGCCGAGGTCGGCTGCCAGGGCGAGGTCGGCTCGGCCTGCTCGATGGCGGCCGGCGCGCTGGCCGAGGTCCTGGGCGGCACCCCGGAGCAGGTCGAGAACGCGGCCGAGATCGGCATGGAGCACAACCTCGGCCTCACCTGCGACCCGGTCGGCGGCCTCGTCCAGATCCCCTGCATCGAGCGCAACGGGATGGCGGCGGTCAAGGCCGTCACCGCGGCCAAGATGGCGATGCGCGGCGACGGCAGCCACAAGGTCTCCCTCGACAAGGTCATCAAGACCATGAAGGAGACGGGCGCCGACATGAAGGTCAAGTACAAGGAAACCGCCCGCGGCGGCCTGGCGGTCAACGTCATCGAGTGCTGA
- a CDS encoding enhanced serine sensitivity protein SseB C-terminal domain-containing protein: MWPGNELEQVLGAALGQADAGGRIIEVLGRSDLWIPLPGGVNSLSLPTMEIDGAAYVPVYSSEEQFRACAGPAMDFAVAPAADFARGLPPQLGIAVNPEGSVGVPLPPPAVAELCRTGGGPLDGPATGGRVRLYEPDWQEDPVDFLAAAAEEFSASGVVASAHRCLASVEGGSPELYIGVRLLGWEPEMRNAPMDALGRALTRVPPPWPVQLILLDAAEDPVVDYITTRVRPFYLP; this comes from the coding sequence ATGTGGCCGGGTAACGAGCTGGAGCAGGTGCTCGGGGCGGCGCTCGGACAGGCGGACGCCGGGGGGCGGATCATCGAGGTCCTCGGACGGAGCGACCTGTGGATCCCGCTGCCCGGCGGGGTGAACAGCCTGAGCCTGCCCACCATGGAGATCGACGGCGCCGCGTACGTGCCCGTCTACAGCTCCGAGGAGCAGTTCCGCGCCTGCGCCGGACCCGCCATGGACTTCGCCGTCGCCCCCGCCGCGGACTTCGCCCGGGGCCTGCCCCCGCAGCTCGGCATCGCGGTCAATCCGGAGGGATCCGTAGGCGTGCCGCTGCCCCCGCCGGCCGTCGCGGAGCTCTGCCGCACCGGCGGCGGCCCGCTCGACGGCCCGGCCACCGGCGGCCGGGTCCGGCTCTACGAGCCCGACTGGCAGGAGGACCCGGTCGATTTCCTGGCCGCCGCCGCGGAGGAGTTCAGCGCCAGCGGAGTCGTCGCCTCCGCGCACCGCTGCCTCGCCAGCGTCGAGGGCGGCTCGCCGGAGCTCTACATCGGTGTCCGCCTGCTGGGATGGGAGCCCGAGATGCGAAACGCCCCGATGGACGCCCTGGGCCGGGCCCTGACCCGCGTACCGCCGCCCTGGCCGGTGCAGTTGATCCTGCTCGACGCCGCGGAAGACCCGGTCGTCGACTACATCACCACGCGCGTACGCCCCTTCTACCTGCCGTAG
- the gcvT gene encoding glycine cleavage system aminomethyltransferase GcvT encodes MSTAPRLTALDALHRSLGATMTDFAGWDMPLRYGSERDEHNAVRTKAGLFDLSHMGEITLTGPEAVKVLDYALVGNISTVGVGRARYTHICQEDGGILDDLIVYRLGETEFMVVANASNAQVVLDAITERAAGFDAEVRDDRDAYALLAVQGPESPGILASLTDADLDGLKYYAGLPGTVAGVPALIARTGYTGEDGFELFVSPEHAVELWQALTKAGEGVGLVPAGLSCRDTLRLEAGMPLYGHELTTALTPFDAGLGRVVKFEKEGDFVGRAALEAAAERAASKAPRKLVGLIAEGRRVPRAGFSVTFDGQVVGEVTSGAPSPTLGKPIAMAYVDAAHAAPGTSGVGVDIRGTHEAYEVVALPFYKRQK; translated from the coding sequence ATGAGCACTGCCCCCCGCCTGACCGCCCTCGATGCGCTGCACCGTTCCCTCGGTGCGACCATGACCGATTTCGCGGGCTGGGACATGCCCCTGCGGTACGGGAGCGAGCGCGACGAGCACAACGCCGTCCGCACCAAGGCCGGTCTCTTCGACCTCTCCCACATGGGCGAGATCACCCTGACCGGCCCGGAGGCCGTCAAGGTCCTGGACTACGCGCTGGTCGGCAACATCTCCACCGTGGGCGTCGGCCGTGCCCGCTACACGCACATCTGCCAGGAGGACGGCGGGATCCTGGACGACCTGATCGTCTACCGCCTGGGCGAGACCGAGTTCATGGTCGTCGCGAACGCCTCCAACGCCCAGGTCGTCCTGGACGCGATCACCGAGCGCGCCGCCGGCTTCGACGCCGAGGTCCGCGACGACCGCGACGCGTACGCGCTGCTCGCGGTGCAGGGTCCGGAGTCCCCCGGCATCCTCGCCTCCCTCACCGACGCCGACCTGGACGGGCTGAAGTACTACGCCGGCCTGCCCGGCACGGTCGCCGGGGTGCCCGCGCTGATCGCGCGTACCGGCTACACCGGCGAGGACGGCTTCGAGCTGTTCGTCTCGCCGGAGCACGCCGTGGAGCTGTGGCAGGCGCTGACCAAGGCGGGCGAGGGCGTCGGCCTGGTCCCGGCCGGCCTGTCCTGCCGCGACACCCTGCGCCTGGAAGCGGGCATGCCGCTGTACGGGCACGAGCTGACCACCGCCCTGACCCCGTTCGACGCGGGTCTGGGCCGGGTCGTGAAGTTCGAGAAGGAGGGCGACTTCGTCGGCCGCGCCGCCCTGGAGGCCGCCGCCGAGCGCGCCGCCTCCAAGGCGCCGCGCAAGCTGGTCGGCCTGATCGCCGAGGGCCGCCGCGTTCCGCGCGCCGGTTTCTCCGTGACCTTCGACGGCCAGGTCGTCGGCGAGGTCACCTCGGGCGCCCCGTCCCCGACGCTGGGCAAGCCGATCGCGATGGCCTATGTCGACGCGGCGCACGCCGCGCCCGGCACCTCCGGCGTCGGCGTGGACATTCGCGGTACGCATGAGGCGTACGAGGTCGTGGCCCTGCCGTTCTACAAGCGGCAGAAGTAA
- a CDS encoding AMIN-like domain-containing (lipo)protein, which yields MNRPRRRQATALGLGALLAAMLAFAAPASAAATTATPTTTATATPLVVNARWGGHCTYDRVVIDLQGYVPEVTVTPVPELVYDGSGKPVPLAGRYFLEIRLHPAAGHDEAGRNVYLGPKLIKIYLPKLKGLALTGDYEGYVTFGAAFDTKPAYTSSTLHSPERFVLDVAHPNVC from the coding sequence ATGAACCGTCCACGCCGCCGGCAGGCCACCGCACTGGGGTTGGGCGCACTGCTCGCCGCCATGCTCGCCTTCGCCGCACCGGCCTCCGCCGCAGCCACGACCGCAACGCCCACCACCACCGCCACCGCCACTCCGCTCGTCGTCAATGCCCGCTGGGGCGGGCACTGCACGTACGACCGGGTGGTCATCGACCTGCAGGGATACGTACCCGAGGTCACCGTCACCCCCGTCCCGGAGCTGGTCTACGACGGGTCCGGCAAGCCCGTCCCGCTGGCCGGGCGGTACTTCCTGGAGATCCGCCTGCATCCCGCAGCCGGACACGACGAGGCGGGCCGCAACGTCTACCTCGGGCCCAAGCTCATCAAGATCTACCTGCCCAAGCTGAAGGGCCTCGCCCTGACCGGCGACTACGAGGGGTACGTCACCTTCGGCGCCGCCTTCGACACCAAGCCCGCCTACACCTCGTCCACGCTGCACTCCCCGGAGCGCTTCGTCCTGGACGTGGCGCACCCGAACGTCTGCTGA